In a genomic window of Bradyrhizobium ontarionense:
- the rhaI gene encoding L-rhamnose catabolism isomerase — protein MTGFFISEDLLQSENAARRSVLDEDFAALSRALARRGIDSETLTRSVMAFGVAIPTWGVGTGGTRFARFPGPGEPRHLFDKLEDCATIHRLSRATPTLSPHFPWDTTSDYAALRDVAAGYGLAFDAVNSNTFQDQPNQAHSYKFGSLSHVDGAVRAQAIAHNIDCITIGRQLGSEALTVWIADGSNFAGQSNLTQAFDRYLESMAEIYAALPGDWRVFLEHKLYEPAFYSTVVSDWGTSLAAAQELGPKAQCLVDLGHHAPNVNIEQIVARLIRFGKLGGFHFNDSKYGDDDLDAGSIEPFRLFLVFNELIDAELRGAKNFAPAYMLDQSHNVTDPIESLLQSAIELQRAYAQALIVDRAGLAVAQAANDALGAHLELKRAFTTDVSPILAMARLRAGGAIAPIETYRASNYRKHKTSERPPVAGTSAGIV, from the coding sequence ATGACCGGCTTCTTCATCAGCGAGGATCTTCTCCAGAGCGAGAATGCCGCACGAAGAAGCGTGCTCGACGAGGATTTTGCGGCGTTGTCGCGCGCGCTGGCGCGGCGCGGCATCGACAGTGAGACGCTCACACGCAGCGTCATGGCCTTTGGCGTCGCCATTCCGACCTGGGGCGTCGGCACTGGCGGCACCCGCTTTGCGCGCTTTCCCGGTCCCGGTGAGCCGCGCCATCTGTTCGACAAGCTCGAGGATTGCGCCACCATTCACCGCCTCTCCCGGGCAACGCCGACGCTGTCGCCGCATTTTCCCTGGGACACGACCAGCGACTACGCCGCCCTGCGCGACGTCGCCGCCGGCTACGGCCTCGCGTTCGATGCAGTGAATTCGAACACGTTTCAGGATCAGCCCAACCAGGCGCATTCTTACAAATTCGGTTCGCTCTCCCACGTCGACGGCGCCGTTCGCGCCCAGGCGATCGCGCACAACATCGACTGCATCACCATCGGGCGCCAGCTCGGCTCCGAGGCGCTCACCGTGTGGATCGCCGACGGCTCCAACTTCGCCGGCCAATCGAACCTGACCCAGGCGTTCGATCGCTATCTGGAGTCGATGGCCGAGATCTACGCAGCGCTCCCTGGGGATTGGCGGGTGTTTCTGGAGCACAAGCTGTACGAGCCGGCGTTCTACTCGACTGTCGTCTCCGATTGGGGAACCAGCCTCGCGGCCGCGCAGGAGCTCGGCCCGAAGGCGCAGTGCCTGGTCGACCTCGGCCACCACGCGCCCAACGTCAACATCGAGCAGATCGTCGCCCGCCTGATCCGCTTCGGCAAGCTCGGCGGATTCCACTTCAACGATTCGAAATATGGCGACGACGATCTCGACGCCGGCTCGATCGAGCCGTTTCGCCTGTTCCTGGTGTTCAACGAGCTGATCGACGCCGAGCTGCGCGGGGCAAAGAATTTTGCCCCCGCCTATATGCTCGACCAGTCGCACAACGTCACCGACCCGATCGAGAGCCTGCTGCAATCCGCAATCGAGTTGCAGCGCGCCTATGCCCAGGCGTTGATCGTTGACCGCGCTGGCCTGGCCGTGGCGCAGGCAGCAAACGACGCCCTCGGCGCCCATCTCGAACTCAAGCGCGCCTTTACCACCGACGTGTCGCCGATCCTGGCGATGGCGAGACTGCGGGCTGGCGGCGCCATCGCGCCGATCGAGACCTATCGCGCCTCGAACTATCGCAAGCACAAGACCAGCGAGCGGCCGCCGGTGGCCGGAACCTCGGCGGGGATCGTATGA
- a CDS encoding TetR/AcrR family transcriptional regulator, which translates to MRYNLRIMAPRNSSPRKSAARPGYHHGNLRQALLDAAVLLIETKGLDQVSVRDVAKIVGVSPGAPFRHFPSRTALLTAVAEQAMDRLIVEIDKALAAADGENSLMRYRAIGIGFFRWAITNPVHFQVISTRTAIDFEGSSLVHRNGEIRAVMVRLMRDAETEGLLRSSDAARHAVAGRALAYGLARMYIDGQFPSWGLRGADPLEEVIGMFDLFISSIAA; encoded by the coding sequence TTGCGCTATAATCTTCGGATCATGGCCCCGCGCAACTCATCGCCAAGGAAGTCGGCAGCCCGCCCAGGCTATCATCATGGCAATCTGCGCCAGGCTCTTCTTGATGCAGCGGTGCTGTTGATCGAGACCAAGGGCCTCGATCAGGTGAGCGTGCGCGACGTTGCCAAGATCGTGGGAGTATCGCCCGGGGCGCCTTTCCGCCATTTCCCGAGCCGGACCGCGCTGCTGACGGCAGTGGCGGAACAGGCGATGGACCGGTTGATCGTGGAAATCGACAAGGCGCTTGCCGCAGCGGACGGCGAGAATTCCTTAATGCGATATCGGGCGATCGGGATCGGCTTCTTCCGTTGGGCCATCACCAACCCGGTGCATTTCCAGGTCATTTCCACACGCACCGCGATCGACTTCGAAGGCTCTTCGCTGGTCCATCGCAATGGCGAGATTCGTGCCGTCATGGTCCGCCTGATGCGTGACGCTGAGACGGAGGGACTGCTCCGGAGTAGCGATGCCGCTCGCCACGCGGTGGCGGGCCGTGCGCTGGCCTATGGCCTTGCGCGGATGTACATTGATGGTCAATTTCCAAGTTGGGGGCTGCGAGGCGCAGACCCACTCGAGGAGGTGATTGGAATGTTCGACCTGTTCATCTCCTCGATCGCCGCCTGA
- a CDS encoding RidA family protein: MSTMRKPEAAATSGLQVLQPSGWPQPKGYANGVMAEGSLVVTGGVVGWDVAGRFADGFVAQVRQALENIVAILAEGGARPGHLVRLTWYVVDMDEYVSNLKALGKVYREVIGTHYPCMALVQVVRLVEPSARVEIEATAVVPR, from the coding sequence ATGAGCACGATGAGAAAGCCGGAGGCCGCCGCGACCAGCGGTCTGCAAGTGCTTCAGCCCAGCGGCTGGCCGCAGCCGAAGGGGTATGCGAACGGCGTCATGGCCGAAGGAAGCCTTGTCGTGACGGGTGGTGTCGTCGGCTGGGACGTTGCCGGGCGGTTTGCGGATGGATTTGTCGCACAGGTCCGGCAGGCCCTCGAAAACATCGTGGCGATTCTGGCCGAAGGTGGCGCGCGGCCGGGCCATCTCGTGCGCCTGACCTGGTATGTCGTCGACATGGATGAATACGTCTCGAATCTGAAGGCGCTCGGCAAAGTCTATCGCGAGGTGATCGGCACCCACTATCCCTGCATGGCGCTCGTGCAGGTCGTGCGTCTTGTCGAGCCATCAGCGCGTGTCGAGATCGAAGCGACCGCCGTCGTCCCACGCTGA
- a CDS encoding MarR family winged helix-turn-helix transcriptional regulator, translating into MAFAKESTPVSARNAMDQEAEYRAQTRLWLRLLACTTLIEGELRRRFREEFDFTMPRFDVLAQLDREPSGLVLGELPKRLMVSAGNLTPIVDRLVEDGYITRTPSNLDRRVQIVCMTAEGRKTFRRMAKSHGAWLAELLADFPADRFDGLIGELDELKSAVRDALQKP; encoded by the coding sequence TTGGCATTCGCGAAGGAGTCCACGCCTGTTTCAGCCAGGAATGCGATGGATCAGGAAGCCGAGTACAGGGCTCAAACGCGACTTTGGCTCCGGCTGCTCGCCTGCACGACCCTGATCGAAGGCGAGCTGCGGCGCCGGTTTCGCGAAGAGTTCGATTTCACGATGCCTCGCTTCGATGTTCTCGCTCAGCTCGACCGCGAACCGAGCGGGCTCGTGCTGGGAGAACTGCCCAAGCGCCTGATGGTCTCGGCCGGGAATCTCACGCCGATCGTGGACCGCCTGGTCGAGGACGGATACATCACCCGCACGCCGTCGAACCTCGACCGCCGCGTGCAGATCGTGTGCATGACGGCCGAAGGCCGCAAGACCTTCAGGCGAATGGCCAAGAGCCACGGCGCATGGCTTGCCGAGCTGCTGGCGGACTTCCCGGCGGATCGGTTCGACGGGTTGATCGGCGAGCTCGACGAGCTCAAGAGCGCCGTCCGGGACGCGCTGCAAAAACCCTGA
- a CDS encoding FecR family protein, with amino-acid sequence MTAARPRSRVTSFALLAASIALLIGVGVRSMIGLPHDHVTMRGQRELVSLPDGSRVQVGSNSAIDVEYEVGMRRVRLVRGEAYFDVVHDAERPFLVETEGGSVRDIGTAFSVRLDGSDEIVVVVERGSVEVTGRTAPVVLVPNQRVRSGKHRTGPVEPTNVNDELAWISGRLILEDRSLHEVVDELNRSSAARVILLGSEIGKRRVGGVVDLDYVDAWLDALRVSQGVRVMHLPGYVVLF; translated from the coding sequence ATGACGGCCGCGCGACCGCGATCGAGGGTCACGTCGTTCGCTCTGCTGGCGGCGTCCATCGCGTTGTTGATCGGCGTCGGCGTGCGGTCGATGATTGGCTTGCCGCACGACCATGTCACGATGCGGGGGCAGCGCGAGTTGGTGTCGCTCCCGGACGGAAGTCGCGTGCAGGTAGGCAGCAACAGCGCTATCGACGTCGAATATGAAGTCGGGATGCGGCGGGTAAGGCTGGTGCGTGGCGAGGCCTATTTCGATGTGGTCCATGACGCAGAGCGGCCATTCCTGGTTGAGACGGAAGGCGGGTCGGTGCGCGATATCGGGACCGCATTCTCGGTTCGCCTCGACGGTAGCGACGAGATCGTGGTCGTGGTCGAGCGCGGCTCGGTCGAGGTCACTGGCCGCACCGCGCCTGTCGTCTTAGTGCCGAACCAGCGGGTTCGCTCCGGCAAGCATCGGACGGGCCCGGTCGAGCCGACCAATGTCAACGATGAGCTTGCCTGGATCTCGGGCCGGCTGATCCTGGAAGATCGTTCGCTGCACGAGGTCGTGGACGAATTGAACCGCTCCTCCGCGGCCCGAGTCATTCTGCTCGGGAGCGAGATCGGAAAGCGGCGCGTCGGCGGGGTCGTCGATCTCGACTATGTCGATGCCTGGTTGGATGCGTTACGGGTGTCCCAGGGCGTGAGAGTCATGCACTTGCCCGGCTATGTTGTTCTGTTCTGA
- a CDS encoding bifunctional salicylyl-CoA 5-hydroxylase/oxidoreductase encodes MRIVCIGGGPAGLYLGLLMKRRHPEHVITVVERNKPYDTFGWGVVFSDAMMSAMRVADPESAAEIEDAFNHWDDIELVFKGTRQRTSGHGFIGIGRKHLLNILQRRCEALGVELAFDHEVESDLEFPDADLIVACDGINSRIRARYAEQFQPDMVIRPNRYIWLGTKKAFDAFTFDFQRTEHGWFQAHIYKFDAETSTFIVETTEEAYNAHGLGELDQQASIEFCEKMFAETLDGAKLLTNARHLRGSAWLNFSRLICGKWSVFNGKSHVVLMGDAAHTAHFAIGSGTKLALDDAIELTNQFDRHGHDRDKIETVLEAYEEVRRVDVARIQNAARNAMEWFEVVGRRYADRLEPPQFFYSMLTRSQRISHENLRLRDRTWLEGFERWFAARSGIAVKDGERAPPPMLTPHRVRGLPLANRIMVSPMAMYSAQDGLINDFHVAHLGARAMGGAGLIFAEMTCVSPDARITPGCLGLWNDAQQAQWRRLVDLVHSVGHAKVGIQLGHAGRKGATRVPWEGIDQPLESGDWPLISASALPYLPHSQLPRAMDRADMDRVRDDFVTATRRAAAAGVEWLELHCAHGYLLSSFLSPLTNKRTDEYGGSHENRARFPLEVFEAMRAVWPSDRPMSVRLSCHDWTDGGNTPADAAIFAAMFKEAGADVIDCSSGQVWKEERPVYGRLFQTPFADLIRNEVGIETIAVGAISEADHANSILAAGRADLCAIARPHLADPAWTLHEAARIGITAVSWPKQYLSAKGQYETNLARAAAAAAQ; translated from the coding sequence ATGCGCATAGTCTGTATCGGCGGCGGCCCGGCCGGCCTCTATCTGGGCCTGCTGATGAAACGTCGACATCCAGAGCACGTCATCACGGTCGTCGAGCGCAACAAACCCTACGATACGTTCGGCTGGGGCGTCGTGTTCTCCGATGCCATGATGTCGGCGATGCGTGTTGCCGATCCCGAGAGCGCTGCCGAGATTGAGGATGCCTTCAATCACTGGGACGACATCGAATTGGTGTTCAAGGGGACGCGCCAGCGCACGAGCGGCCATGGCTTCATCGGTATCGGGCGCAAGCATCTGCTCAACATTCTCCAGAGGCGCTGCGAGGCGCTGGGTGTCGAGCTCGCCTTCGATCATGAGGTCGAATCCGATCTCGAATTTCCCGACGCCGACCTGATCGTCGCCTGCGACGGCATCAATTCCAGGATCCGTGCCCGCTATGCCGAGCAATTCCAGCCCGACATGGTGATCCGGCCGAACCGCTACATCTGGCTTGGCACCAAGAAGGCGTTCGACGCCTTCACGTTCGATTTTCAAAGAACAGAGCACGGCTGGTTCCAGGCGCACATCTACAAGTTTGATGCGGAGACCTCGACCTTCATCGTCGAGACCACGGAAGAGGCCTACAACGCCCACGGGCTGGGCGAGCTCGATCAGCAGGCGTCGATCGAATTTTGCGAAAAGATGTTCGCCGAGACGCTCGATGGCGCGAAGCTCCTGACCAACGCCCGCCATTTGCGCGGCTCGGCCTGGCTCAATTTCAGCCGCCTGATCTGCGGCAAATGGAGCGTATTCAACGGCAAGTCTCATGTCGTGCTGATGGGAGACGCTGCGCACACCGCGCATTTTGCGATCGGCTCGGGCACCAAGCTCGCGCTCGACGACGCCATCGAGCTGACCAACCAGTTCGATCGCCATGGTCACGATCGCGACAAGATCGAGACTGTGCTGGAGGCTTACGAAGAGGTGCGCCGCGTCGACGTGGCGCGCATCCAGAATGCTGCGCGCAACGCCATGGAATGGTTCGAGGTGGTTGGTCGGCGCTATGCAGACAGGCTCGAGCCGCCGCAATTCTTCTATTCGATGCTGACGCGCTCTCAGCGCATCAGCCACGAGAACCTTCGTCTGCGCGATCGCACCTGGCTGGAAGGATTCGAACGCTGGTTCGCCGCGCGTTCGGGCATTGCGGTCAAGGATGGCGAGCGGGCGCCGCCACCGATGCTGACGCCGCATCGCGTCCGCGGCCTTCCGCTTGCGAACCGCATCATGGTCTCGCCGATGGCGATGTATTCGGCGCAGGACGGGCTCATCAACGACTTCCACGTCGCCCATCTCGGCGCGCGCGCCATGGGTGGCGCCGGGCTGATCTTTGCCGAGATGACCTGCGTCTCACCGGATGCGCGGATCACGCCGGGCTGCCTCGGGCTCTGGAACGATGCGCAGCAGGCGCAATGGCGCCGCCTGGTCGATCTCGTTCACAGTGTCGGACACGCCAAGGTGGGAATTCAGCTCGGCCATGCCGGGCGAAAGGGTGCGACCCGGGTTCCGTGGGAGGGAATCGATCAACCGCTGGAGTCCGGGGATTGGCCGCTGATATCTGCGTCGGCGCTGCCCTATCTGCCCCACAGCCAGTTGCCGCGGGCGATGGACCGCGCCGACATGGACCGCGTGCGCGACGATTTCGTCACGGCCACCCGCCGTGCGGCAGCAGCCGGCGTCGAGTGGCTCGAACTCCATTGCGCCCACGGTTATCTGTTGTCGAGCTTCCTCTCGCCGCTGACCAACAAGCGCACGGACGAATACGGCGGCAGCCACGAGAACCGCGCGCGCTTTCCGCTGGAGGTGTTCGAGGCGATGCGCGCGGTGTGGCCGTCCGATCGGCCGATGTCGGTGCGGTTGTCCTGTCATGACTGGACCGACGGCGGCAACACCCCGGCCGATGCGGCGATCTTCGCTGCGATGTTCAAGGAGGCGGGGGCCGACGTGATCGATTGTTCTTCGGGGCAGGTCTGGAAGGAGGAGCGACCGGTCTATGGACGCCTGTTCCAGACGCCGTTCGCCGACCTGATCCGCAACGAGGTCGGCATCGAGACGATTGCAGTCGGCGCGATCTCCGAGGCCGATCACGCCAACTCGATTCTCGCGGCCGGCCGCGCCGACCTCTGCGCCATTGCGCGGCCGCATCTTGCCGACCCGGCCTGGACGCTGCACGAAGCCGCGCGCATCGGAATCACTGCGGTCAGTTGGCCGAAGCAGTATCTGTCCGCCAAGGGGCAATACGAAACCAATCTGGCGCGCGCCGCGGCTGCGGCCGCGCAGTGA
- the exbD gene encoding TonB system transport protein ExbD produces MAMKISDADDDLAVNHEINVTPFIDVMLVLLIIFMVAAPLATVNVPVELPVSRAQPQPAESDPVFVTVQVDHTLSIGETPVKPGGVGQALDMATKGDKTTRLFLRADKKVDYGALMDVMSGLRDAGYLKVALVGLATSQ; encoded by the coding sequence ATGGCGATGAAGATAAGCGATGCCGATGATGATCTCGCGGTCAACCACGAGATCAACGTGACACCCTTCATCGACGTCATGCTGGTGCTGCTGATCATCTTCATGGTGGCAGCACCGCTCGCCACGGTCAACGTGCCGGTCGAACTGCCGGTATCGAGGGCTCAGCCGCAACCGGCGGAGTCCGATCCGGTGTTCGTCACGGTTCAGGTCGATCACACCTTGTCGATTGGAGAGACCCCGGTGAAGCCGGGAGGGGTCGGTCAGGCGCTCGACATGGCGACGAAGGGTGACAAGACCACAAGGCTGTTTCTGCGCGCCGACAAGAAGGTCGACTACGGAGCGCTGATGGATGTCATGAGCGGGCTGCGCGATGCCGGCTATTTGAAAGTCGCGTTGGTCGGGCTTGCAACGTCTCAGTGA
- the exbB gene encoding tonB-system energizer ExbB, which translates to MMAWLLGFGIPLLTVAPFAACAQQAGSATTLTAPARAADAPAPVVPPAAIQPAAPNALALSKPSGLEPTEPGAASGAAEAAPKAAAAGAETPPAAPPSSNPVASAPTLPHDLTFVGMFLEAAPVVKGVIIGLLLASVVTWTVWLAKALELSISNRSLRRALAMLSAATSLSDVTRTGDRTVDALLSEANLELTQSAGLPDVNVSGRIAARLERVQAAAARRALIGTNILATIGSSAPFVGLFGTVWGIMASFIGISQAQTTNLIVVAPGIAEALLATAFGLIAAIPAGVIYNAFARIIAGHRGLFGDAATLVLCMAGRDLDRRATAAG; encoded by the coding sequence ATGATGGCTTGGCTCCTGGGCTTTGGCATCCCGCTGCTGACGGTGGCGCCGTTCGCGGCCTGCGCGCAACAGGCCGGCAGCGCCACCACCTTGACCGCTCCGGCACGCGCTGCTGACGCTCCCGCGCCGGTCGTGCCGCCGGCTGCCATACAGCCCGCGGCGCCCAACGCCCTTGCCCTCTCGAAACCGTCAGGCCTCGAACCGACGGAGCCGGGCGCGGCCTCCGGCGCAGCAGAGGCCGCTCCGAAAGCCGCCGCAGCCGGCGCCGAGACCCCGCCTGCGGCGCCGCCATCGTCGAACCCTGTGGCATCCGCGCCGACGCTGCCCCACGACCTCACCTTTGTCGGAATGTTCCTGGAAGCGGCGCCGGTCGTGAAGGGCGTGATTATCGGTCTTCTGCTGGCTTCCGTCGTCACCTGGACCGTCTGGCTGGCAAAGGCGCTGGAGCTCAGCATTTCGAACCGCAGTCTGCGTCGCGCGCTTGCGATGCTGTCCGCGGCGACCTCGCTCTCTGATGTCACCAGGACCGGCGACCGGACCGTCGATGCGTTGCTGTCGGAAGCCAATCTCGAACTCACGCAATCCGCCGGTCTTCCGGATGTCAATGTCAGCGGCCGCATCGCGGCGCGTCTGGAGCGGGTGCAGGCGGCCGCCGCGCGACGAGCGCTGATAGGCACCAATATTCTCGCAACCATCGGATCGAGCGCGCCGTTCGTTGGGCTGTTCGGCACGGTATGGGGGATCATGGCGAGCTTCATCGGCATCTCGCAGGCGCAGACCACCAACCTGATAGTGGTCGCGCCCGGCATCGCCGAAGCTCTGCTCGCCACGGCGTTCGGCCTGATCGCTGCGATCCCGGCTGGTGTCATCTACAACGCCTTTGCACGCATCATCGCCGGCCATCGTGGCCTGTTCGGCGACGCTGCGACGCTCGTTCTATGCATGGCCGGTCGGGATCTCGACCGCCGCGCAACGGCTGCGGGGTAG
- a CDS encoding DUF6130 family protein yields MTSRGAFLCFALALSIFDPIGWSGALAQEHMTQAVSAAPQPAAHLVVNQPLAGPLSAGLVIITFRTENLKIVPVYGETASQVVPRLGHLHITVDDGPWHWLHASEEPIILQGLPSGPHRVLIELADASHKVLDAETRTFEIPQRPASH; encoded by the coding sequence ATGACATCGCGTGGTGCCTTTCTCTGTTTCGCCCTTGCTCTATCGATATTTGATCCGATCGGATGGTCTGGGGCCCTCGCTCAGGAGCATATGACACAGGCTGTGTCAGCGGCGCCGCAGCCCGCCGCGCACCTCGTTGTCAATCAGCCGCTCGCGGGTCCGCTCTCCGCCGGGCTGGTGATCATCACATTCCGAACCGAGAACCTGAAGATCGTGCCGGTCTACGGCGAGACTGCGAGTCAGGTCGTCCCACGGCTCGGCCACCTTCACATCACAGTCGATGACGGCCCGTGGCATTGGCTTCACGCCAGCGAAGAACCGATCATCCTCCAAGGTCTGCCGTCGGGACCTCACCGCGTGCTGATCGAACTTGCCGATGCGAGCCACAAGGTCCTCGACGCCGAAACCCGAACCTTCGAGATTCCACAGCGGCCCGCATCGCACTGA
- a CDS encoding acyl-CoA dehydrogenase family protein, translating to MSSVAKVIRREWLDWPFFEPRHHAIAEALDRFARSGAFDKIDHDDVDGACRRLVRAMGEAGLLDCAVAAPDGDATTIDSRSICLSRESLAYADGLADFAFAMQGLGSGAIALGGSAELRKAVLPKVRSGEWLAAFALSEKEAGSDVAAMSCTARADGNDYVIDGEKTWISNGGIADVYTLFARTGEAPGARGISAFVVFPDDPGFGIAERIDVIAPHPLATLRFTNCRIPTSRRLGAPGGGFKLAMQTLDIFRASVAAAALGFARRALDEALSHARSRHMFGATLGDLQLTQAALGDMATDTDAAALLTYRAAWRRDVQRLPTTREAAMAKLTATETAQRVIDRAVQMFGGRGVRKGEIVESLYREIRALRIYEGATEVQKLIVARELLKPRRED from the coding sequence ATGAGCTCCGTGGCAAAGGTGATCAGGCGCGAATGGCTCGACTGGCCGTTTTTCGAGCCGCGCCATCATGCGATCGCCGAGGCGCTCGACCGCTTCGCGCGGTCGGGGGCCTTCGACAAGATCGATCACGACGACGTCGACGGCGCTTGCCGCAGGCTCGTCCGCGCGATGGGCGAGGCGGGGTTGCTCGATTGCGCGGTTGCGGCCCCCGACGGAGATGCGACGACGATCGATTCCCGCTCGATCTGCCTGTCGCGCGAGTCGCTCGCCTATGCCGATGGCCTCGCCGATTTCGCCTTCGCCATGCAGGGGCTCGGCTCGGGCGCGATCGCGCTCGGCGGTTCGGCCGAGCTGCGCAAGGCCGTGCTGCCCAAGGTTCGCTCCGGCGAATGGCTTGCGGCCTTCGCGCTGTCTGAGAAGGAGGCGGGATCGGACGTCGCGGCCATGTCCTGCACGGCGCGCGCCGACGGCAACGACTACGTCATCGATGGCGAGAAAACCTGGATCTCGAACGGCGGCATTGCCGACGTCTACACGCTGTTTGCGCGAACAGGCGAGGCGCCGGGCGCGCGCGGCATCTCGGCCTTTGTGGTCTTTCCGGATGATCCCGGCTTCGGCATCGCCGAGCGCATCGATGTCATCGCGCCGCATCCGCTGGCGACGTTGCGCTTTACCAATTGCCGGATCCCGACCAGCCGTCGCCTCGGCGCGCCCGGCGGCGGGTTCAAGCTCGCGATGCAGACGCTGGATATTTTCCGCGCATCGGTCGCGGCCGCTGCCCTCGGTTTTGCTCGGCGGGCACTCGACGAGGCGTTGTCGCACGCGCGCAGCAGGCACATGTTCGGTGCGACGCTGGGAGATCTCCAACTGACTCAGGCCGCGCTCGGCGACATGGCGACCGACACCGATGCTGCCGCGCTGCTGACCTACCGTGCGGCCTGGCGCCGCGATGTCCAGCGGCTTCCGACGACGCGCGAAGCCGCAATGGCGAAGCTGACCGCCACCGAGACCGCGCAGCGCGTCATCGACCGCGCCGTCCAGATGTTCGGCGGCCGCGGCGTGCGCAAGGGTGAAATCGTCGAAAGCCTCTACCGCGAAATCCGGGCGTTGCGCATCTACGAGGGCGCGACCGAGGTCCAGAAACTGATTGTCGCGCGCGAGCTCCTGAAGCCGCGCAGAGAGGATTGA